Proteins from a single region of Bdellovibrio svalbardensis:
- the rffA gene encoding dTDP-4-amino-4,6-dideoxygalactose transaminase gives MKIPFNVPPRSKNEEKYIGQAIGFKKLSGEGIFNKKCAEWFKNHLQCEMAVITPSCTSALEMAMVLADIGPGDEVILPSFTFTSTANVIALYGATPVFVDVDPQTMNIDVAAMEKALTPKTKVVMPVHYAGVGCEMDKIMALSEKHNFIVVADAAQAIFASYKGKPLGAWGHMAAYSFHETKNIVCGEGGALIINDPRFVARAEIVRDKGTNRQQFLNGQVDKYTWQDKGSSYLQSELAAAFLLSQLEEGEQITAHRLAHWNQYHQGFADLEKAGKLTRMTVPAESQANAHIYYILLNSAEERAALWSDLKEHGIQSTTHYVPLHSAPAGVRFGRVAGSMKVTDDQANRLLRMPMYADLTPDDVNTVLNTVRQFFARKS, from the coding sequence ATGAAAATTCCATTTAATGTCCCTCCTCGCAGCAAGAACGAAGAAAAGTATATTGGCCAGGCCATTGGCTTCAAAAAACTCAGTGGCGAAGGCATCTTCAATAAAAAATGCGCAGAGTGGTTTAAAAATCATCTTCAATGTGAAATGGCCGTTATCACTCCTTCATGCACCTCCGCTTTAGAGATGGCCATGGTTTTGGCTGACATCGGTCCTGGAGATGAAGTGATTCTTCCATCATTTACTTTCACTTCAACGGCCAATGTCATCGCTCTTTATGGTGCAACTCCTGTTTTCGTCGACGTTGATCCTCAAACGATGAACATCGACGTTGCTGCCATGGAAAAAGCTCTCACGCCTAAAACCAAAGTTGTCATGCCGGTACACTATGCGGGTGTGGGATGTGAGATGGACAAGATCATGGCTCTTTCTGAAAAGCACAACTTCATCGTGGTCGCCGATGCGGCTCAAGCCATCTTCGCCTCTTACAAGGGCAAACCCCTTGGGGCTTGGGGACATATGGCGGCTTACAGCTTCCATGAGACTAAAAATATCGTCTGCGGTGAAGGTGGCGCTCTGATCATCAACGATCCCCGCTTCGTCGCCCGCGCTGAAATAGTCCGCGACAAGGGCACCAACCGTCAGCAGTTCCTCAATGGCCAAGTGGACAAATACACCTGGCAGGACAAAGGCTCTTCGTACTTGCAGTCGGAACTGGCGGCGGCCTTCTTGTTATCACAACTTGAAGAGGGTGAACAAATCACCGCTCACCGACTGGCACATTGGAATCAGTATCATCAGGGTTTTGCCGACCTGGAAAAAGCGGGCAAGCTGACTCGCATGACAGTTCCTGCAGAGTCGCAAGCCAATGCACATATTTATTATATCCTTTTGAATTCAGCGGAAGAACGCGCAGCTTTGTGGTCGGACCTTAAAGAGCATGGAATTCAATCGACGACTCACTATGTTCCATTACACTCAGCTCCTGCGGGAGTGCGCTTCGGCCGCGTGGCGGGCTCTATGAAAGTCACTGACGATCAAGCCAATCGCTTATTGCGCATGCCTATGTATGCAGATCTTACACCAGACGACGTGAACACTGTTCTTAATACCGTTCGTCAATTCTTCGCGAGGAAATCATGA
- the rfbA gene encoding glucose-1-phosphate thymidylyltransferase RfbA: MKGIILAGGAGSRLYPMTRVMTKQLQSVYDKPMIYYPLSILMLGGIKDILLITTPDDQPLFKKLLGDGSQFGIKLSYVIQEKPTGLPDAFVLGEKFIGDDNVCLILGDNMFYGDLDFLRLAIKEQEEKKNGLHGRVFAYYVADPTAYGVVEFDKGTKKVKSIEEKPKQPKSNYAVPGLYLFDNTVAARAKAVKPSARGETEIVDLILSYHNEGKLGVEMMYRGLAWLDTGTPRSLLDAAAFIGAIEERQGLKVACLEEIAFRMKFITLEQLQKITSELPKCSYRSYLEKIITEETI; the protein is encoded by the coding sequence ATGAAAGGTATTATCTTAGCCGGGGGCGCAGGCTCTCGCCTTTACCCAATGACACGAGTCATGACCAAACAACTTCAATCGGTCTATGACAAGCCTATGATCTACTACCCGCTCAGCATTTTAATGCTTGGCGGGATTAAAGATATTCTTTTGATCACCACCCCTGACGACCAGCCTTTGTTTAAGAAACTTTTGGGTGATGGTTCGCAATTTGGCATTAAGTTATCTTATGTGATCCAAGAAAAACCCACGGGACTGCCTGACGCTTTCGTCCTGGGCGAAAAGTTTATCGGCGACGACAACGTCTGCTTGATCCTGGGCGATAATATGTTTTATGGCGATCTGGATTTCCTTCGTTTGGCAATCAAAGAACAAGAAGAGAAAAAGAACGGACTCCATGGTCGCGTCTTCGCTTATTACGTGGCCGATCCTACAGCTTACGGAGTTGTGGAATTCGACAAGGGTACAAAAAAAGTAAAGTCCATCGAAGAAAAACCCAAACAACCAAAATCAAACTACGCAGTGCCAGGTCTTTACCTTTTCGACAATACCGTTGCAGCCCGCGCGAAAGCGGTAAAACCTTCTGCCCGTGGTGAAACTGAAATCGTTGATTTGATCCTTTCCTATCATAACGAAGGAAAATTGGGCGTTGAGATGATGTATCGTGGCCTGGCTTGGCTCGACACTGGAACTCCGCGTTCACTTCTGGATGCTGCAGCTTTCATTGGCGCCATCGAAGAGCGCCAAGGCTTGAAAGTGGCTTGTCTTGAAGAAATCGCTTTCCGCATGAAGTTTATCACTCTCGAACAGCTGCAAAAAATCACTTCAGAACTTCCGAAGTGCTCTTACCGCAGTTACCTAGAGAAAATCATCACTGAAGAAACTATTTAG